In the genome of Desulfobacterales bacterium, the window GCCGATGCTGTTTTTTCGCAGAAATTGCCGATGCTTTTCAACTGGTCCGCCGCCAGGGTCAATATTCGGTAAAGTGCCTCAATAAACGAGATATCGCTGACTTCATCACAGCAGAAGTAAAAAAGGTCTCCAAAAGTTCGATGATCTGTCTCGACTCTGCATTGGTAGGCCAGAAACATGTACCGCATAAATACGATGGAAGTATGGGCAATCAATGCGTCAAAGTCACGGCACTGGATTTCTTTTGCTAGTTTTAGATGTTGTTTGGCCATTTTAAAGAACACTTCAATGTCCCAACGTTTTCCGTAAATACGAACCACATCTTCATTGGCCAGTTTGGTATCGGTTGATAGCAGCGTCAGCCAGTCTTTTTTTC includes:
- a CDS encoding transposase — protein: MKKRRGRARILARALVQLKDGRLAKLVFVRDKRKKDWLTLLSTDTKLANEDVVRIYGKRWDIEVFFKMAKQHLKLAKEIQCRDFDALIAHTSIVFMRYMFLAYQCRVETDHRTFGDLFYFCCDEVSDISFIEALYRILTLAADQLKSIGNFCEKTASAYFDAILNTALQCVGLSKNNLAMKPES